Part of the Sulfobacillus acidophilus DSM 10332 genome, TTATTAGTAGTCGGTTTCGCCAGGAGTTACGCGCCGGTCGCTCGGTTTCCGAAGCTTTGACCCTCAGTATGCGACGCGCCGGCCGCTCGGTCCTCTTTTCGGGAATGGCCGTCAGTTTGGCGGTTATTACGCTCGTATTTGGCGGGAATGCCTATTGGCGGGGATTGGCTATCGGCGGTGCCGTGGCCGTCTTGGCGGATTTGCTCGCCACCCACACCTTATTACCGGCAATTTTGGCTGCCTTGGGACCGCGCATCGAATGGGGCAAGATTCCCGGGCTATCCGGCGGACGCTTATGGAGCCGACTGGCGGCGTGGGTGGCCGCCCGGCCCCTCCCGGCGCTTGTTCTCGGACTCATCATATTGGCGGTGCCGGCTTTTTGGGGACGACAGCTGGTGATGCAGACCCCGGCCAATTTAGCGGTCATGTTGCCGGCGCAGGATCCCTTGCGGCAAGCGGTGCGGCTGGAACAACGGGTATGGGGGCGAGGGACGTTGGCCCCCTTGGAAATCGTATTGGATTACCCCACGACGACCGCCAATCCGGCAACCTGGTCCAACGTAGCCCGAGTCCGGTCCCAATTGGCCGGTTTTCCCGACGTCGCTCAGGTCTATAGCCCACAGATCCCGGGCATGTCGCCCCGAGACATGGCGGCTCTCTTTCGCCAGGCCTCCCTTCTGCCGTCGGCGGAAAAACGCGCGGTCGGTGCCTTTACGGCCCCACAGGATCCCCATTTGGTGGTTCTTTATGTGATTTCCAGGAGCGGTCCGGATGCCCCGGCCACCATTCGGCTCAGTCGGCATCTGGTAAACGTCTTGCCCCACTGGGTGCCCTCCGGTACCCGCACCGGGGTCGGCGGACTGGTCCCGTTTCTGGATAGTTTCAATCAATTGACGGATCGTCGCCTACCCTATATCTTGGCGGCGGTCTCCCTTGTGGCCTTAGGCATTTTGACGTGGGCGACCGGATCGGTGACGCAAGCGGTCTTTGGAGTGCTGTTCGACGGGGCGGTGGCCTTCGCGACCGCCGGTGTGCTCGTCCTCACCGTGCAACAAGGACATTTCGGGTTGGCACCGCTCGATCCGGAAAGTGCGATTACCCCTTTAATTTTTGTCTTGTTATTCGGTTTATCGATGGATTATGAGGTGATTTTGCTCCACCGGATGGAAGAAATCTGGCGGCGTCCCACGTCGGTTCAAGAAGCGGTAGAGGCCGGTCTCAGAAGCACCGGCAGCATGATAACCGGGGCGGGCATGATTATGGTCGTGGTCTTTCTGGCCCTTTTTCGAAGCCCGTTGGAAATTATGAAGACCTTGGCGATTGGGATGACGGCCGCCATTTTGTTGGACACCTGGATTGTCCGAACCCTTTTGGTCCCGTCGGCGACAGCCCTTGCGAAACGCTGGGCGTTTTGGCCCGCAAAAAACCTTTAAAGCCGTTTTCCCGTCATATTCTCGGCGCCTGTCCCATAGATATGAACTGGGTCGGACGAGAAGAGGGGGAGGGTGTCGACATGGACCAGCTTCCGTGGCAATGGTTACCCAACCCCTGGCGCCAAGCGCTCATGGACTTACCTCACGAATTACAAACCTCCCTTGAAGAAGTCCGTTTTCGTCTCGGCCGACCGGTCGTGTTATATGGCGGCCATGGCTGGCAGCCTCTGGTGGCGCCAAAGGTGCCGGAACGCGTAACGCAGGCGGACCTGAACCGGATTGTCGATATCCTGGCCGATTTTTCGTTATATGCGCGTCTCGAGGAATTACGGCAAGGCTTTCTGACGTTACCCGGCGGCCATCGGGTCGGTCTGGCCGGCTATGCTGTCGGCGAGGGGAGCCAGATTGCCACGTTACGGGCCGTGACCGGCTTAAACTTCCGTCGCGCCCGCGCCTTTACCGATATCGGATTGTCGGTGATGGAAGCGGTCGGATCCCCGTACGGCTCGTGGCTCTTGGCCGGGCCGCCGCGTTCGGGGAAGACCACGTTCTTGCGGGATTTAATCAGGCTGTGGAGCAACCGCGGACTGCGCGTGGTCGTGATTGACGAACGGCTCGAGATTGCCGGCGGCAGTCAATCCGAGGGGTTTTCGTTCGACGTCGGGCTTCATACTGACGTGCTGGAGGCTTGGCCGAAATTGGCAGGCATCTCGGTGGCGATCCGGACGTTGGGTCCGGATGTGATTGCCGTGGATGAAATCGGGTCGGTTGACGAATTGGCCGCCGTAAGCCGGGCACGGCAGGCGGGGGTGACCGTGTTGGCCACCGTTCATGCACGGGATTGGCATGACTTGGAAATGCGACCGGAATGGCAACCGTTTTGGTCTGCATGGGACGCCGTCATTGGCGTGTCCCCTTACGAAGCGCCGCGGGTGTGGTGGACGTATGCTGGCGCTTAAAGTGACCGGATTGGTCGTTACCGGGGGGGCCATTTTAGGCATCACGCGGCAGGCCGGATTTCCCTATCGGCAACGGGTGCGGGTGCTGGAGGAATGGGAACGGGCATTGGCAAGATTGGTTCCGTTAATCGGGTGGCGGCATCTGCCCTTGAAAGACGCCTGCCGTTTGGCGGTCAAAGGGCTGCCGATGATCGGGCCCTATTGGCTTCGAATGGTGGCGTCGTTGGACGATCGTGAGGTGGATTTCCTGACCGCCTTTAACACGATGGTGGATCACCTACCCGGTCTTTGGGCTGAGGATAGACCGGTGTTGCAAGAAGTCGGCCGATTATTGGGACAGTCCGCCGCCGTTTATCAAGAGGCGCTATTGGCCCGGGGATTGGCCGACGTATCACGGTTATTGGAGGAAGCTCGGCAACAAAGCCAATCGGATGGACGGGTCATGCCCGCCCTGGTGGGGGCGGTCGGTGCTCTCCTCTTGATTTTATTGCTCTAAACCGGGGAGTGACCACGGTGTCGGGAGTGGATCTGATTTTAAAGCTGGTCGGACTGGGGATTTTGGTCACCGTTTCCTATAGTGTGCTGGAGCGACTGGATCGCAAAGAGTGGGGGCAATTGATTGCCCTGGCGGGTATTGCCGTGGGATTTCTCTTGGTGTTACGGGAAGTATCGCAGCTGTTTCAGTCGGTCCGGACCATGTTTAACCTGTAGGAGGCCATCCGGTGCCAGAGCTCTTACGGATTATCGGGCTGGGGTTGATGGCGACCATCGTGATTGTGGTGTTACGCGAGCAACGGGCGGAGTGGGCGTTGTTAATCCGGCTCGGGGTAGGGGTCGCGTTATTCCTCCTGTTGGTGCCCGATTTGGCCAAGTTGTTGTCCAGCCTGATCAAACTTAGTGAGTTGGCCCAAATATCGGGTACCTATGTCGCCTTATTGCTGAAAGTGATTGGCATTGCCTATTTAACCATGTTTGTGGCGCACATCGCGTATGACGCAAATGAGGTGGGGACAGGATGGCGGATCGAATTGGCGGGCAAAGTGGTCATCTTATTACTGGCCGTCCCGCTGATTGCCAGCATCGCCGAAACCATTTTAAAATTTATTCCCTCCTAACCGCCCGTCGCTGGTGGGGGGTTGTAGCCGGCTTGTTGTTGGTTTTGGGCTGGGCATCGGCCCCCGTGTACGCGACCAGCGTATCCGACCTGGTCAACCAACAAATCCAGTCGCTCAACACGAACGGTCTGGAAAATCAGGTGACCGCACTCATCCAGGGCCAGTCCCCATTGCCGATCCCGACCTTGACCGACATCGTGAAAGCCCTCAGCACTCATCAGATGCCGTTTGATCCCCGCCAACTGATCGCGGCCATAGGGCGCCAATTAGCCGGCGACCTTCGCACCGAGAGCCGGGTACTCGGCATCATCTTTCTTTTGACCGTGTTGGCGGCCATGCTCCAACGACTGGCCGACGCGTTTGAAGGCAAAGATGCCAGCGGGTTGGTGGGCCTATCCCGGATGATTGTCTTGTCGGCCATTTTGTTGGTTGCCCTTCGGTCGTTTAGCATTGCCGTGGGGATGGTTGAAGGGGTGGTGGGGAATTTAGTCCACCTCATGGAGTCGCTGATTCCCTTGTTGTTGGTGTTGTTGGCCGGGAGCGGCGCGATTGCATCCGCCGGGATTTTTCACCCGTTGATGATGGCCGTAACCAATCTGGTGGCGGTGCTGACCAAACGCTGGGTGTTACCGTTGGTTCTTTTTGCGACCGTGACGGAATTGGTGTCGCAATGGTTGCCGAAGTACTCGTTGAAAAATCTAGGCAGTTTGTTTCGTCAAGTGGGGCTAACGCTATTAGGCGGTCTGATGACCCTTTTTATCGGGGTCATGGCCGTCGAAGGGGCTGCCGGCGCGGTCGCCGACGGAGTCACGCTCCGGACCGGTAAATTTTTAGCCAACACGTTTGTGCCGGTGGTCGGCAAAATGTTTTCCGATGCCATGGAAGCGGTGCTGGGGTCGTCGCTCTTGTTGAAAAACGCGGTCACGGTGTTGGGGGCTTTGGGCATCATCGTGTTGGTGACGTTTCCCTTGATTAAGTTATTTCTCATGATGTTTCTCTATCGTCTGGGCGGCGCGTTGTCGGAGCCCTTAGGGGTCAGCGGGGTGGGCGACACGCTGAACGTCATGGCCAATGCCTTAGGGTGGTTAATCGCCATTGCGGGAGCGGTTGCCTTGATGTTCTTTTTGGTGATTACAGTGGTCGTCGGGACCACCAACGGGGTGCAATTATAGCCATGAGCAGTATCGCAGAGTGGGTCCGCACTCTCATTGTGGTGGTGTTATTGGGTAATTTGGTGGAGTTTTTGTTGCCTAAAAGTGACATGAAGCGTTATGCCGGGCTGGTTGTGGGTTTGGTCATTTTAGCGGTTATGCTGGCTCCCGTATCCCGGTGGGTTTCCGCACTCGAGCATGCCGGCACCCCTTTGGCTTTGGAATCATGGACCAACACGGGGCCGGGATTTCGGCAGGTGACAATCAATGAGGAACTTCACCAAGCGGAAGCCATCGTGTTGACCTATCCCGGGGTTCGTCAATGCCGGATTACCGAAACGGGAACCGGGCGATTTCGCGCGACCATCGCCGTCGTCGGGTCGGTACCGCCCTCGACGCTACAGCAGTATGTGGCTGATGCAATTCAAGTGACGACTGGGGCGCCGGCCTCGGTCGAGGTGATCCGCTCGCGGATGCCCGCATCTTAACAGGAGGAATGGCCATGAATGTCCGTGAATGGTGGACGAAGTTTATCGAGACCGATCGCCCCGGGCTGGTGCGTTTGCTTCTGATTGGCGGCTTGGGAGTGGCCCTATTGGCCTTTGGCAATTTCGGGGTACCCCGTCCCTCGCCCCCGTCCACCAATGCGTCTACAACACCTCATCTGGCCGAGACGCCGTTGAGTCAGCAAGAAGCGATGGTGTCGGCCCAACTGACCGGGATTTTGGAAGCGATTCCGGGAGTCCGTCAAGTCTCGGCCGCCGTTACGCTCACCCGTAGCATCCAGTCGCAGTACGTCTCCAGTAGTGGAGGCGGAAACGGTACCAGCCCGGTGGTCGTCAGCAATCAAAACGGGGAGAGTGTGGTGCCGTTAGATCAAGTCGGCCCGGCCATCGGGGGGGTGGTGATTGTCAGTCCTTCGGCGGCGAACCCCCTCTTACGGGCGGAAATGGCCCAAGCGGTCGAAACGCTATTGCAGATTCAACCCTATCAGGTATTGGTGTTGCCGACAGCGCCGACTCCTTAAGAGGAGCGGATATGATCCTAGAGGAGGAATGGAAATGAAAAAGCCTCAGATGATTCGATTTGCCGCATTTGTCACCGTATTGGCGGTACTTTTGGGTTATGTCGTTTATCATCGGACGGGTCCCGCGGCGGTGTCGACGGGTCACCCCTCCTCGATTACGACGAATACCGCCGAAGCCAAACTCACACAGCTGGAAAATTATTTCGTCAACTTCCGTATGCAGCGGGATCGGTTGATGAGCCAAGAAATCGCGACGTTGGAAAGCTTGGTCAAGAACCCCGCGATTTCCCAAAGCGCCAAGTCGGAAGCCGCTCAGACCATGGTGCGCGACACGGAAGAATTAAAGCAAGAGATGCGGATTGAGGGCTTATTGAGCGGACGGGGATTTCCCTTGGCCGCCGCGACGGTGACGCAAAACCAGGTGGTGGTGGTCGTGGCCGCTCAAACGTTGACGTCGCAAGATGTCGCCAAAATTGCCGATACCGCGACGACCGTCACGGGATTGCCGCCGGAAGACGTGGTGATTTTGCCGAAGTCGTGAGCTCGGGAAGGGGCACTGGCCATCCCCCTAGACATCCCTACGGGATTATGGTCTATTAAACAGTGGAAGTCAGGGAGGTGTGGCCAGTGTTCAACAAAATTTTAGTGGCTAACCGTGGGGAAATTGCGATTCGAGTCATGCGGGCGGCTCGCGAACTGGGAGTAAAAACAGTGGCGGTTTATTCCGACGCGGACAAGGACGCGCCTCATGTGGCCTACGCCGACGAAGCGTATCCCATCGGGCCGGCGCCGGCGACCTTAAGCTACTTGCATATTCCTAACATTATTAATGCAGCGGTACATACCGGGGCCGAAGCGATTCATCCGGGCTACGGCTTTCTTTCCGAGAACGACCACTTTGCGCGAATTTGTGAAACGTGGGGGTTGGTCTTTATTGGCCCGCCGGCCGAGGCGATCGAAAAAATGGGCATCAAAGCCGAAGCGCGGCGGATGATGCAAGAAGCCGGGGTACCGGTGGTTCCGGGTACCGAAGGCACCGTCTCTGACATGGAAGAGGCTCAGCGGGTGGCCGAAGCCATTGGCTACCCGATTTTGGTCAAGGCTTCGTTTGGCGGGGGCGGGCGCGGCATTCGTATTGTGGAAAACTCCTCCGAATTGGCGGAAGCGATTGAACGGGCCAGCCGGGAAGCCAAGTCGGCGTTTGGAAACGGCGAAGTCTATTTGGAAAAGTATCTTGACAATCCCCGGCATATCGAAATCCAGGTGATAGCCGACAAACACGGCAATATCGTCACGTTGGGCGAACGGGAGAGCTCGTTGCAACGGCGTCGGCAAAAAGTGTTGGAAGAGGCGCCGTCCGCCGGGATGACGGAAACTTTACGCCGGCAAATGAGCCAAGCTGCCGCACAAGCGGCGCGCGCGGTCAATTATTCCAGTGCCGGCACGTTAGAATTTTTGCTGGACAAGTCTGGTCAGTTTTATTTTATGGAAATGAATACCCGGGTTCAGGTCGAGCATCCCTGCACCGAGATGGTGACCGGGGTGGATATCGTGAAAGAACAGATTCGGGTAGCGGCCGGTCTGCCTCTCTCCATTACGCAGGAGCAAGTGGAAATGCGCGGCTGGAGTATCGAATGTCGCATCAATGCCGAAGATCCCGCTCAGCAATTTCGTCCAAGTCCGGGGACGGTGACCGTGTGGGAGGAACCGGGCGGTCCTTGGGTGCGGGTAGACGCGGCGGCGCGGGCCGGTTATGTGGTGCAGCCGTTCTATGATTCGTTGTTGGCCAAGTTGGTGGTGTGGGGACGGGATCGCGCGGAAGCCATTGCGCGTATGCGGCGCGCGTTGGACGAATTCCATGTGGAAGGCGTGGCGACGACGATTCCCTTGCATCGGCAATTAATGGAAGACGAAGCGTTCCAAGCCGGGGATATTCACATTAATTTTCTGGCGGAACGCATTAAAGGGGCTTAACGAAAGGAGCCGAAGCGGTCATGGAAACGGAGACACCGAGCGTCCTACCCGTAATCCATCTAGCCAATGACGTTATCGCCGGTATTGCCGCCTTGGCGGCCTTAGAAGTGCCGGGTGTAGCGGCGCTGGGGAGCCGGTTGGTCGAGGGTTTGGGGGAGTGGCTCGGCCAGGCTTCCGACCATCGCGGCGTGCGCGTTGAGGTGAATCAACGACGGGTCAGCTTGGCGTTAAATCTCGTGGTACAATATGGCACGCGCATCCCGGACGTCGCCGCCAAAGTTCAAGAGCGCGTCAAATCCCAAGTGGAGTACATGACCGGATTGGTTGTGGTGCAAGTGGATATCCATATCCAAGGGGTGGCAGTGGCCTCTTTGGGGGACACTGCCGGAAAGAGCGGGGAACCGGCCCGGTAAAGGAGAGAAACGGGTGGCACGCCGACATGCGCGGGAATTAGCGTTACGCATTTTGTTTGAACATGATTTGGCTCACACCGAGTGGGAGGTCTTATTGGATCGGGGACTGGCCGGCGCGTCGCCGGGCGACGCGGATTACGCCCGGACCTTGGTACGCGGGGTTGCGGATCATTTGCCGGAATTGGACCGTTGGATATCGGACGCGGCGATTGACTGGCGGCTTCATCGGATGCCGACCGTAGACCGGAATATTCTTCGATTGGCCGCATATGAAATCGGCTATGAAAAAGAGATCCCGCTGTCGGTGATTATCAATGAGGCGGTAGAACTCGCCCAAGCCTATAGCACGGATGATTCCAAACGGTTTGTCAATGGCGTCTTAGGCACGATTGGCCAAAAAATTCGTCCGGAAGGAGATCCAGACCGCCCCCGTGAATAATCCGGCTGTGGCATTAGGGATTGATACCAGCGCCTACACCACGTCGGTGGCGGTTTACGGCGCGGAGGGGCTCGTCGCCGAGGCCCGACAAATCTTGCCGGTACCCCAAGGGCAGCGGGGGCTCCGGCCGTCGGAGGCCGTTTTTTATCATGTGCGTCATTTGCCCCGTTTGTTGGAACAACTGATGCCCGTGATTACCGGGCGTCCGGTCGCGGTGGTCGCCGCGTCTATCCGACCGCGTCCCCTGCCGTCGTCTTATTTGCCGCCGTTCACGGTCGGCGAAGGATGGGGTCGATCGTTGGCGCTTGCGTGGGCGGTTCCCTTTCGGCCCACCAGTCATCAGGAAGGACATATCCAGGCGGGACTGGTGGGAGCGGGGTGGCAGGCCCGCGAACCGTTTTGGGCGCTTCATCTATCGGGAGGTACCACGGAATTGTTACGGGTGACCCCCGATTTTCCCGGGTTTCGGATTGAATGGGCCGGGGGCAGCGATGACTTATATGCCGGGCAGTTTATAGACCGGATAGGGGTTCGCCTGGGCTTGCCGTTTCCGGCCGGACCGCAGGTCGAGGCGCTGGCGAAAAGCCTGGACGGGGAACCGGCTCCGGTCCCGGTGAGTATGCCCCGATTGATTGAGGGGGCCTGGCGGGTGAGTTTTTCCGGGCCTCTGACGGCGGCCGAACGGCTGTTACAACAAGGTTATACACCGGCTCAGGTGGCTCGTGGGGTAGAGTTGGCGTTGGCCCGGACGATCTCGCGCTGGATTCGGCGCGCAACGGCTCCCGCCTCCTTGCTTTTGGTGGGCGGAGTGGCCGCTAACGGCTTTTTGCGCCATCATTTACGCGAGACGTTACCGGATTATTCCCTCCATGTCGCGCCGCCCGAACTCAGTCGCGATAACGCGGTCGGCGTGGCGGCATTGGGATGGCGGTCGCTGACGCAGCCGGGGGAGGATTAACAAGGAGGTCCGAAGAATTGACGGAACCGATGCTTTTAAACGGGCAACGCCTGGCGGCGGAGATGCGCGGACAGTTGGCCGCGCAAATCGCCCGCGTACGGGCGCAGGGATACCGCGCACCGGGATTAGCCGTGATTTTGGTGGGGGATGACCCGGCCTCGGCGATTTATGTGCGTAACAAAAAACGAGCCGCGCAGGAAATCGGCATCGAGCCGGTCGATGCCGTGCTGCCGCAAGGGAGCACCACGGAAGACGTACTCAGGGTAGTCGATCAATTTAATCAGGATCCGGCTATTGACGGGATTCTGGTTCAAATGCCCTTACCGCCCCAAATTGAGACGGAAACGGTCTTGGCTCGCGTCCGGCCGGATAAGGATGTCGATGGCTTGACGGTAACCAATTTGGGGCGGCTGACGGCGGGGGAGGAAGGGTTGGTGCCCTGTACGCCGAAGGGGATTCTCCGTTTACTGGAGGCTTACGATATTGCCCTGGCCGGTCGGCGCGCGGTTGTCGTCGGGCGCAGCCGTTTAGTGGGATTGCCGGTGGCCCTGTTGTTGATGCAACGGCAAGCCACCGTCACCGTCATCCATTCCCGGACTCCGGAACCGGAGACGATTGCCCGACAAGCCGACATTTTGGTGGTCGCGGCCGGGAAACCGCACTTAGTGACCGAAGACTGGATTAAACCGGGAGCGGTCGTCATTGATGTGGGGATTCACCGGGGGGACCACGGTCTTTTGGGCGACGTGGACCGCGAAAGGGTTTGGTCGCGGGTCGGCGCGCTATCCCCGGTGCCCGGGGGCGTAGGGCCGATGACCATTCTCGAGTTGTTGGACAATACCTGGACGGCGTATCGTCGCCATGAGGGACTATCGGAATGAGTCATATTCAGACCCTGACCGTGTCAGAATTGGTGCAGGGCATTCGTCAATTAATCGAAGGGGTACCGGCTTGGCAGCGGGTTTGGGTCGTGGGGGAACTGAGTGCCGTCAAACGGCATAGTTCCGGTCACTGGTATTTTTTATTGAAAGATGCGAGTGCCCAGTTGCGGGCGGTGATGTTCCGACGCGACGCTGAAAGTTTGAAGGAGCCCTTGCAAGACGGGATGGCGGTCATGGCGTTCGGGCGGGTCGGGGTTTTCGAACGGGACGGCCAAACGCAATTCTATGTCCAGCTCATCCGCCCGGTTGGTCTGGGGGCGCAAGAGGCGGCTTTACAGCAACTGAAAGAGCGTTTATGGCAAGAAGGGCTTTTTTCCCGTCCGAAGCGACCGCTTCCGCGGCTTCCGCGAGCCGTGGGCGTCATTACGTCGGATAGCGGGGCGGCACGATATGATATTGAAACGGTGATTCGTCGGCGATATCCCGGTATGCCTATTCTGCTCTATCCGGTCCGCGTGCAGGGGGCAGATGCCGTGAGGGATATTTGTGCCGCGGTGGAACGGATGCAGCATCAGCCGATTGATGTCCTGATTATCGGTCGCGGGGGCGGCTCGCGGGAAGATTTAATGACCTTTAATCAGGAAGCGGTTGTGCGTGCCGTGTTCCAATCGCGGGTACCGGTGATTTCCGCGGTCGGCCATGAAATTGATACCACGCTGGTCGACCTGGTCGCCGATTTGCGGGCTCCGACCCCTTCGGCGGCGGCGGAATTAGCCGTTCCGGTCAAGGCACAATTGGCCGAATGGCATCGGCAATTGTCGGCCCGGGCTTTCGAAGCCCTGCGCGGCCGCTTGGAGTGGGAGCGCCGCCGGCTTCGAGGATGGACCGACCATGGGGTGTTAACCCGCCCCGACGCCATGATCCGGGAATACCGCTACCGCCTTGAGCGCCTGGACGAACGTGCCCAACGGCAAATCGACCATCGGCTATCCGAGGCACGCCATACCTGGGAAAAATGGGCGACCAAAGTGGCGCTGTTAGACCCGCGGGCGCCGTTAAGCCGCGGTTATGCCTACGTCACCGACGAGGCGGGGGAGTTGGTCACGCGGCAAGGAGTACAATGGAACCAGCGTTATCAAATTCACTGGTCCGATGGGGACTTATGGATTAGGCCGACCGAAAGTGAGGCGAAAACCAATGGAAACGGATAATGCCGGGCCCGATCAGCTCGATCGGTACGAAGAGATTATTCAGCGCTTAGAAGAGATTGTCCGGCTTTTAGAAAGCGGGAAAGCCCCGTTAGGGGAAAGTTTACGGCTCTATCAAGAAGCGAAAACCTTAAGTGAACGGGCTAACCGGCTTTTAGAACGAGCCGAGGCGCTCTTGACGCAAACGGATAATCACCCGAAGGAGGTCCTCGGTGAGTTTTGACGAATGGAAAACGCGAACCGAATCGTTAATCGACCACTGGATTGAGGGATTGGTCGCCAAATGGAGTGTCCGTCCGGGATCGGTGGAAGAAGCCATGCGCTATTCGTTGCTGGCGGGCGGGAAACGTCTTCGCCCCCTGTTGGTGTTGGCTGCCGCGGCTTATCTCAACCAAGAGCCGGAGCGGTTTGCCCCTGTCGCTTTGGCGGTGGAACTCATTCATACCTACTCGTTGATTCACGACGACTTGCCGGCCATGGATGATGACGACTGGCGCCGGGGTCAGCCCACGTCGCACAAGGTCTTTGGCGAAGCGATGGCGATTTTGGCCGGCGATGCCTTGTTAACCGAAGCGTTTTCGGTTTATGCGGAGACTTTGGATCAAGGCTTCGAACCCGCACGGGTCGTGAGCGGGCTTCATCTGTTGGCTTATGCCGCTGGCCGGGACGGGCTGATTCGCGGACAAGTGGAGGATTTACAAGCCGAACACCAAGCGGTCACGCTAGCGGAATTAGAAGCCATTCATCGGCGGAAGACCGGCGCGTTATTTCGGGCGGCGGTGGTGCTTCCCGCCGTTTTGAGCGGAGGTATCGAGGCTAAACCCGCGTTGGAAGCCTATGGGGAGCACTTTGGGTTGGCATTTCAGATCGTGGATGATATTTTAAACGTGATTGGTGACCAAAAGACCATGGGTAAAGCGACAGGAACTGATCAAGTGCACGGGAAAGCCACATACCCGTCTTTGGTCGGGTTGGCGGAAGCGAAACGCCTGGCGGAAGCGCACCGCGACCAGGCTGCTCAAGCGATTGCCGGACCACGGGGGGAGCCGCTTTTAGGCTTAGTGCGGTTGGCGGTCGAGCGGGCGGGGTAGAAAGGGGGGAATTTTGTGGGCTTATTGGATCATATTCACACACCGAACGACTTTCGGCACTTTACCATCAGCCAATTGGAGGCGTTGGCGCGGGAGGTTCGCCAAACCATCATTGAAACCACGGCTAAAACCGGGGGCCATATCGGGGCCAGCCTGGGAGCGGTGGAGTTGGCGATCGCCTTGCACTACGTCTATCATACCCCGGAAGACCAGCTGGTGTGGGATATCGGACACCAGGCGTATGCACATAAAATTTTAACCGGGCGATATGCGGAATTCCCCACGATTCGGCAATTGCACGGGCTTTCGGGATTTTTAAAACGCCGGGAAAGCGTCTATGACGTTTGGGAGGCGGGTCATGCCGGGACGTCCTTGTCGGGGGCACTCGGACTGGCGGTCGCCCGAGACAAAAAGCATGAGCATTTTCGCGTGGTGACGGTGATTGGCGATGGGGCGCTGACCGCCGGCATGACGTGGGAGGCTTTGAATCAAATCGGGCATTTGAAGACGCGACTCGTCATTGTGATCAACGACAACT contains:
- a CDS encoding putative membrane protein mmpL3 (PFAM: MMPL family~COGs: COG2409 drug exporter of the RND superfamily~KEGG: tro:trd_0370 putative membrane protein mmpL3~SPTR: Putative membrane protein mmpL3), producing the protein MRKPSIVIGAWILFVLLLSPLALHVTHGLSPYGFDNPRSQVVWADNQVAHVAGLKSDPPWLIQGVSFSAADHWARQTAVPTRWLYRLDQGIVLLPGASRKAAISAFLGDLRHQGATLTPVTQNQVAQKVIHDTKATLGKSSLVAFPLLAILLLAVFGSVMAAWLPLVVALAGSVVALAVVDLLERWLTLSIYLTDIVSFLALGVGVDYALFISSRFRQELRAGRSVSEALTLSMRRAGRSVLFSGMAVSLAVITLVFGGNAYWRGLAIGGAVAVLADLLATHTLLPAILAALGPRIEWGKIPGLSGGRLWSRLAAWVAARPLPALVLGLIILAVPAFWGRQLVMQTPANLAVMLPAQDPLRQAVRLEQRVWGRGTLAPLEIVLDYPTTTANPATWSNVARVRSQLAGFPDVAQVYSPQIPGMSPRDMAALFRQASLLPSAEKRAVGAFTAPQDPHLVVLYVISRSGPDAPATIRLSRHLVNVLPHWVPSGTRTGVGGLVPFLDSFNQLTDRRLPYILAAVSLVALGILTWATGSVTQAVFGVLFDGAVAFATAGVLVLTVQQGHFGLAPLDPESAITPLIFVLLFGLSMDYEVILLHRMEEIWRRPTSVQEAVEAGLRSTGSMITGAGMIMVVVFLALFRSPLEIMKTLAIGMTAAILLDTWIVRTLLVPSATALAKRWAFWPAKNL
- a CDS encoding hypothetical protein (PFAM: Type II/IV secretion system protein~TIGRFAM: stage III sporulation protein AA~COGs: COG3854 conserved hypothetical protein~KEGG: mta:Moth_1536 hypothetical protein~SPTR: Putative uncharacterized protein); the encoded protein is MDQLPWQWLPNPWRQALMDLPHELQTSLEEVRFRLGRPVVLYGGHGWQPLVAPKVPERVTQADLNRIVDILADFSLYARLEELRQGFLTLPGGHRVGLAGYAVGEGSQIATLRAVTGLNFRRARAFTDIGLSVMEAVGSPYGSWLLAGPPRSGKTTFLRDLIRLWSNRGLRVVVIDERLEIAGGSQSEGFSFDVGLHTDVLEAWPKLAGISVAIRTLGPDVIAVDEIGSVDELAAVSRARQAGVTVLATVHARDWHDLEMRPEWQPFWSAWDAVIGVSPYEAPRVWWTYAGA
- a CDS encoding hypothetical protein (PFAM: Stage III sporulation protein AB (spore_III_AB)~TIGRFAM: stage III sporulation protein AB): MLALKVTGLVVTGGAILGITRQAGFPYRQRVRVLEEWERALARLVPLIGWRHLPLKDACRLAVKGLPMIGPYWLRMVASLDDREVDFLTAFNTMVDHLPGLWAEDRPVLQEVGRLLGQSAAVYQEALLARGLADVSRLLEEARQQSQSDGRVMPALVGAVGALLLILLL
- a CDS encoding Stage III sporulation AC family protein (PFAM: Stage III sporulation protein AC/AD protein family~TIGRFAM: stage III sporulation protein AC~InterPro IPR009570~KEGG: cdl:CDR20291_1032 stage III sporulation protein AC~PFAM: Sporulation stage III, protein AC~SPTR: Stage III sporulation protein AC), yielding MSGVDLILKLVGLGILVTVSYSVLERLDRKEWGQLIALAGIAVGFLLVLREVSQLFQSVRTMFNL
- a CDS encoding stage III sporulation protein AD (PFAM: Stage III sporulation protein AC/AD protein family~TIGRFAM: stage III sporulation protein AD~InterPro IPR014211~KEGG: nth:Nther_1710 stage III sporulation protein AD~PFAM: Sporulation stage III, protein AD~SPTR: Stage III sporulation protein AD;~TIGRFAM: Sporulation stage III, protein AD) → MPELLRIIGLGLMATIVIVVLREQRAEWALLIRLGVGVALFLLLVPDLAKLLSSLIKLSELAQISGTYVALLLKVIGIAYLTMFVAHIAYDANEVGTGWRIELAGKVVILLLAVPLIASIAETILKFIPS